The Peribacillus simplex genome contains a region encoding:
- a CDS encoding thymidylate synthase has translation MKQYLDLCKHVLENGTQKGDRTGTGTISTFGYQMRFNLKDGFPVLTTKKVSLKAIIHELLWFLKGDTNVGYLQENSVRIWNEWADENGELGPIYGHQWRSWGTADGRQIDQISELIEQIKTNPNSRRLIVSAWNVGELDEMALPPCHAFFQFYVADGKLSCQLYQRSADVFLGVPFNIASYALLTMMIAQVCDLEVGEFVHTFGDVHIYSNHLEQVELQLTRDPKPLPIMKINPDVKNIFDFSFEDFVLENYEAHPHIKGEVSI, from the coding sequence ATGAAGCAATATTTAGATTTATGTAAGCATGTACTCGAAAATGGAACGCAAAAAGGTGATCGTACGGGAACAGGAACAATCAGCACCTTTGGATATCAAATGAGATTCAATTTAAAAGATGGATTCCCTGTACTTACAACGAAAAAAGTTAGTTTAAAAGCGATTATCCATGAATTATTATGGTTTTTGAAGGGTGATACAAACGTTGGCTACCTTCAGGAAAACAGCGTGCGGATTTGGAATGAATGGGCTGATGAAAATGGGGAGCTAGGTCCGATTTATGGTCATCAATGGCGTTCTTGGGGAACGGCCGATGGAAGGCAAATCGACCAGATCAGTGAATTGATCGAACAAATAAAAACGAATCCAAATTCAAGAAGATTGATAGTCAGTGCTTGGAATGTTGGGGAATTGGACGAAATGGCCTTGCCGCCTTGCCATGCTTTCTTTCAATTCTATGTCGCTGATGGAAAGCTTTCATGCCAGTTATACCAACGTTCAGCGGACGTCTTTTTAGGTGTTCCTTTCAATATAGCTTCGTATGCGCTCTTAACGATGATGATCGCCCAGGTGTGTGATTTGGAAGTTGGCGAATTTGTACATACTTTCGGGGATGTCCACATCTACTCTAACCACCTTGAACAAGTGGAACTGCAGTTGACCCGTGATCCCAAACCATTGCCAATCATGAAAATCAATCCAGATGTGAAAAATATCTTTGATTTTAGCTTCGAGGACTTCGTTTTGGAAAATTACGAAGCCCATCCCCATATAAAAGGTGAGGTTAGCATATGA
- a CDS encoding anthrax toxin lethal factor-related metalloendopeptidase — protein MKRKKWLSILALFVFLLSMLSYTLAKDEGVKWRNLNKDNLLRQAELFKGNNELQRIFLFPEEEFDEREALKIAGTINKLPHSLLVKTAESGVRIKLFDGDITENQSAAKLKGKTPRGYLNKETTWDDVPGMGGSHTVLVKIGASDKGNGHGSVNLELHELGHSIDNIVFDGIREDMDYLKIWGKEVDGLFPGITYFSNYPEEYFAETFAMFYVNDEQNQLLRQKAPETYNFIKQLD, from the coding sequence GTGAAAAGGAAGAAATGGTTATCCATACTTGCATTATTTGTCTTTTTACTCTCAATGCTCTCCTATACGTTAGCGAAGGATGAAGGGGTAAAATGGCGCAATTTAAACAAAGATAATCTTTTAAGACAAGCTGAACTTTTTAAGGGGAATAATGAATTACAAAGGATATTTTTATTTCCGGAAGAGGAGTTCGATGAAAGGGAAGCACTCAAAATTGCCGGAACCATTAATAAACTGCCTCATTCCCTTTTGGTGAAAACTGCTGAAAGTGGCGTGAGGATCAAACTATTTGATGGTGATATAACAGAAAATCAATCCGCGGCCAAATTAAAGGGGAAAACTCCGCGTGGTTATTTGAATAAAGAAACAACTTGGGATGATGTGCCTGGTATGGGCGGATCACATACGGTATTGGTTAAAATCGGGGCAAGTGACAAGGGCAACGGACATGGCTCCGTTAATTTGGAACTGCATGAACTGGGGCATTCAATTGATAATATAGTGTTTGATGGAATCCGTGAAGATATGGATTATTTGAAGATTTGGGGTAAGGAAGTGGATGGGCTGTTTCCTGGGATTACGTATTTTTCCAATTACCCTGAGGAATACTTTGCAGAAACGTTTGCCATGTTTTATGTGAACGATGAACAAAATCAATTGCTTAGACAAAAAGCGCCCGAGACTTATAATTTTATTAAGCAATTAGATTAA
- a CDS encoding TerC family protein produces MSELLNNIMQTYAQFFDWHMWVEVLSDPVSWGLIGTLVLMEGLLSADNALVLAVMVRHLPEKQRKKALFYGLLGAYAFRFIAIGIGVFLIKLWWVKVIGAAYLGWLSFKYFRNKRKKQAGIDEDIQGMSKNSILIRMFGTLWGTVAAVELMDIAFSVDSVLAAFGVSEKVWVLLTGGMIGVLMMRGVAGLFLKLIDKVPELETAAYVLIGFIAIKMLMAVAGIEIPSAIFFVFILLIFGTTIALHLKKGKKLKEHG; encoded by the coding sequence ATGTCAGAGTTGTTAAATAACATCATGCAAACGTATGCGCAATTTTTTGACTGGCATATGTGGGTGGAGGTATTATCCGACCCGGTGAGCTGGGGATTGATTGGAACGCTCGTATTAATGGAAGGATTACTATCAGCGGATAACGCTCTGGTATTGGCTGTAATGGTCAGGCACCTTCCTGAAAAACAACGGAAAAAAGCCCTTTTTTATGGTTTATTAGGTGCTTACGCTTTTAGATTCATCGCGATAGGAATCGGTGTTTTCCTCATTAAGCTTTGGTGGGTGAAGGTGATTGGAGCAGCATACCTTGGCTGGCTCTCGTTTAAATACTTTAGGAATAAAAGAAAAAAACAAGCTGGAATCGATGAAGATATCCAGGGGATGAGTAAAAACAGCATACTGATCCGTATGTTTGGTACATTATGGGGAACGGTTGCGGCAGTGGAATTGATGGATATAGCATTTTCCGTCGATAGTGTCTTGGCCGCATTCGGGGTGAGTGAAAAGGTCTGGGTCCTTTTGACAGGCGGTATGATTGGTGTCTTGATGATGCGGGGAGTGGCAGGGCTATTTCTAAAATTGATAGATAAGGTTCCTGAATTGGAAACTGCCGCATATGTCCTTATCGGATTCATTGCTATAAAAATGCTAATGGCCGTTGCAGGGATCGAAATCCCGTCTGCGATCTTTTTTGTCTTTATTTTGCTGATTTTCGGTACCACGATCGCACTTCATTTGAAGAAAGGGAAAAAGCTCAAGGAACATGGTTGA
- a CDS encoding YpjP family protein — MKAAVWFRKSLVILVSVLTFGLVTPSDLAWLAEADSLKDTKKGLVEEEGLAYLPSQNSTELEEEFNREEFLSGILNKAEENAFMKFGEKINPKIGDEFKMAILPKMEEAITEMAAQYPDEKLQQLTITEQPSAGRAEKIFHIYDSISGKDIIRFHVRQENPPLEGYWFDFHYHTYHDSFATHYNIGKIYWDKNTPPEWTSKQRLS; from the coding sequence TTGAAAGCAGCGGTTTGGTTCAGGAAAAGTCTTGTCATTTTAGTATCCGTTTTGACGTTTGGTCTTGTCACTCCTTCAGATCTGGCGTGGCTAGCGGAAGCCGATTCGTTAAAGGATACTAAAAAGGGATTAGTGGAAGAAGAGGGATTAGCCTATCTTCCTTCACAGAATTCAACTGAACTTGAGGAAGAATTCAACCGGGAAGAATTTTTATCGGGCATTCTGAATAAGGCAGAGGAAAACGCATTTATGAAATTTGGCGAAAAGATCAATCCTAAAATTGGCGATGAGTTCAAAATGGCCATATTACCAAAAATGGAAGAAGCCATAACAGAAATGGCTGCACAATATCCAGATGAAAAATTACAGCAATTAACCATCACTGAGCAGCCGAGTGCAGGCAGGGCCGAGAAGATATTTCATATTTATGATTCAATCAGCGGCAAGGATATCATCAGATTCCATGTCAGGCAGGAAAATCCTCCACTGGAAGGGTATTGGTTCGATTTTCACTATCATACCTATCATGATTCATTTGCCACCCATTATAATATCGGGAAAATATATTGGGATAAAAATACGCCGCCAGAGTGGACGAGTAAACAAAGGCTCTCATAG
- the ggt gene encoding gamma-glutamyltransferase produces MENNNEIIKDKDYKRETDKGNAGMVVTAHPVATSIGEKILREGGNAVDAAVAIQFALNIVEPMMTGIGGSGFLMVYNAKDKETKIYDGHVRAPKAAHRDMFLDDKGEVIPFKERSIKATAVGIPGILKAMDEALTENGSKPLADLIEPSIEFAEKGVPVNWVLCDALKNFEYRLGDEARKFFMPNGKAYQDGDLLIKEKLANTYRILQREGISAFYEGEIGEGIISCIKELGGFMELSDLKDYKATIDVPMYGTYKDYLIASSNAPSAGGFTVIQILKILESFHIEQYDVRSWEKYYLIAEAMRLAFTDKKAFLADPEFAELPLAGLMHDEYIAKRRSFINFKTRNNAIDFGNPWIYDSVKQREVIPQPNEEDISETTHFTVRDRWGNIAACTSTVEHPFGSGIMVSDYGFMLNNELTDFDSIPGGMNEVQPNKRPVSCKSPTIIFKDGEPILTLGSPGGPTIISSVVQTIINVLDLKMDLKAAIEEPRIFTPMGPHIEWEPGMDMTSKGHLEAMGFAFNDVPHSIGNVQAIQINPDGSNYGAADSSREGCAIGLDETDYKS; encoded by the coding sequence TTGGAAAACAACAATGAAATCATTAAAGATAAGGATTACAAAAGGGAAACAGATAAAGGGAACGCCGGAATGGTCGTTACAGCTCATCCAGTAGCCACTTCCATTGGGGAAAAAATATTACGTGAAGGTGGAAATGCTGTCGATGCGGCTGTTGCCATCCAATTTGCCCTAAATATTGTGGAACCCATGATGACTGGTATCGGCGGAAGTGGGTTCCTTATGGTATATAACGCTAAAGATAAAGAAACGAAAATTTACGATGGCCATGTAAGGGCACCTAAAGCCGCTCATCGAGACATGTTTCTTGATGATAAAGGGGAAGTCATCCCATTTAAAGAAAGATCAATCAAAGCTACAGCTGTTGGGATTCCCGGAATACTGAAAGCTATGGATGAAGCACTCACCGAAAATGGAAGCAAGCCTTTAGCTGACCTCATCGAGCCTTCCATAGAATTTGCAGAAAAAGGAGTTCCCGTCAATTGGGTACTTTGCGATGCGCTTAAAAATTTTGAATATCGATTAGGTGATGAAGCGCGTAAGTTCTTCATGCCAAACGGAAAAGCGTATCAAGATGGCGATTTGCTCATAAAAGAAAAACTGGCGAATACCTATCGGATATTACAGCGTGAAGGCATTTCCGCTTTTTATGAAGGAGAAATCGGAGAGGGCATCATTTCCTGCATCAAGGAACTTGGAGGGTTCATGGAGCTTTCTGATTTAAAGGACTATAAAGCTACAATCGATGTACCCATGTATGGGACTTATAAGGATTATCTAATTGCATCATCGAATGCCCCAAGTGCTGGCGGATTCACGGTCATCCAAATCCTGAAAATATTGGAGAGCTTCCATATAGAACAATATGATGTCCGTTCTTGGGAAAAATATTATTTAATAGCAGAAGCGATGCGACTGGCATTTACAGATAAAAAGGCATTTCTCGCTGATCCTGAATTTGCCGAATTGCCATTGGCGGGTCTCATGCATGACGAGTATATTGCTAAACGCCGTTCATTCATTAATTTCAAAACAAGAAATAATGCCATTGACTTCGGAAACCCTTGGATTTATGATTCCGTGAAACAAAGGGAAGTCATTCCGCAGCCTAATGAAGAAGATATCAGTGAAACGACACACTTCACTGTCCGTGACAGATGGGGTAATATCGCAGCATGCACTTCTACAGTGGAACATCCATTCGGATCAGGGATCATGGTTTCCGATTATGGTTTCATGCTGAATAACGAACTGACTGATTTCGATTCCATTCCAGGCGGCATGAATGAAGTGCAGCCCAATAAACGCCCCGTCAGCTGTAAAAGCCCGACCATCATCTTTAAAGACGGCGAGCCGATCTTGACGTTAGGTTCACCTGGTGGACCGACCATCATCAGTTCAGTCGTACAAACGATCATTAATGTACTCGATTTAAAAATGGATTTGAAAGCAGCCATCGAGGAACCTAGAATTTTCACTCCAATGGGCCCTCATATTGAATGGGAGCCTGGAATGGATATGACTAGCAAAGGCCACTTGGAAGCGATGGGCTTCGCCTTTAATGATGTTCCCCACTCTATAGGGAATGTCCAAGCGATTCAAATCAACCCTGATGGCTCGAACTATGGTGCTGCCGATTCAAGCCGGGAAGGCTGTGCCATTGGTCTTGATGAAACAGATTATAAATCGTGA
- a CDS encoding class I SAM-dependent methyltransferase, with the protein MFVTTVGRADKETMILAKRLAEELQIPFIARRKRSVRGIQAEQNEDDCLVFGKNKMELYRYQEKEPFFFHPNLAMIRIKRIMRGESDPFLIAGDINEGNAVLDCTMGLGSDAIVASFAVGEHGQVVALEGNQYLALLVDHGMMTWEDAEEKMISAVRRVEVMHGDHYEILKTLPDNHFDVVYFDPMFEETIQESNGIRGLTHFAVGKELSVEIMNEAKRVACKRVVLKDHFRSSRFEEFGFEVIKRKTSKFHFGFIQSSDHDL; encoded by the coding sequence ATGTTTGTCACGACAGTAGGAAGAGCCGATAAAGAAACGATGATATTAGCCAAAAGGTTAGCTGAAGAATTACAAATCCCCTTTATAGCCAGAAGAAAAAGATCGGTCAGAGGTATCCAAGCGGAACAGAATGAAGATGATTGCCTTGTTTTTGGTAAAAACAAGATGGAGTTATATCGATACCAGGAAAAAGAACCATTCTTTTTTCACCCGAACCTAGCGATGATCCGTATAAAAAGAATAATGCGCGGAGAAAGTGACCCATTTCTCATTGCCGGAGATATAAATGAAGGGAACGCTGTGCTTGATTGTACCATGGGTTTGGGCTCGGATGCGATAGTCGCGAGTTTCGCAGTGGGTGAACATGGACAGGTTGTCGCATTGGAAGGAAATCAATATTTGGCATTGCTCGTAGACCATGGGATGATGACATGGGAGGATGCAGAGGAAAAGATGATTTCTGCGGTGCGAAGAGTTGAGGTCATGCATGGTGATCATTACGAAATTTTGAAAACATTGCCGGATAATCATTTTGATGTCGTATATTTCGATCCCATGTTTGAAGAAACGATTCAGGAATCGAATGGAATCAGGGGACTGACTCATTTTGCGGTAGGTAAGGAGTTATCTGTGGAAATAATGAATGAAGCCAAGCGGGTTGCATGCAAGAGAGTCGTGTTGAAAGACCATTTTCGCAGCTCCCGCTTTGAGGAATTTGGATTTGAGGTAATAAAGAGAAAAACATCCAAATTCCATTTTGGCTTCATTCAATCCAGTGATCACGATTTATAA
- a CDS encoding BrxA/BrxB family bacilliredoxin, whose protein sequence is MSMAYDEYMKQMVKPMRAELVQAGFDELESAEAVESFMESVEGTTLVVVNSVCGCAAGLARPAATQAVLQADNKPDHLVTVFAGQDKDATAKMREYFDGIEPSSPSMALLNGKEVVHFIPRHDIEGQPMEAIMENLLAAFSQVNK, encoded by the coding sequence ATGTCAATGGCATATGATGAATATATGAAACAAATGGTGAAACCAATGAGGGCGGAACTGGTGCAAGCAGGTTTTGATGAGTTGGAATCCGCTGAAGCGGTTGAAAGCTTTATGGAATCGGTAGAAGGTACGACACTTGTGGTCGTGAATTCAGTTTGCGGCTGTGCTGCCGGGTTAGCCCGTCCAGCTGCTACTCAAGCGGTACTCCAAGCAGACAATAAGCCAGATCATTTGGTAACTGTATTTGCCGGCCAAGATAAGGACGCGACAGCAAAAATGCGGGAATATTTCGATGGAATAGAACCTTCTTCACCATCGATGGCTCTTTTAAATGGCAAAGAGGTCGTACATTTCATTCCACGCCATGATATAGAAGGACAGCCAATGGAAGCTATCATGGAAAATTTATTGGCAGCGTTCAGTCAAGTAAATAAGTGA
- the ilvD gene encoding dihydroxy-acid dehydratase, which produces MRSDMITKGVDRAPHRSLLRAAGVKEEDFGKPFIAVCNSYIDIVPGHVHLQEFGKIVKEAIREAGGVPFEFNTIGVDDGIAMGHIGMRYSLPSREIIADSVETVVSAHWFDGMVCIPNCDKITPGMMMAALRVNIPTIFVSGGPMKAGKDKNGKSLSLTSVFEGVGAYQAGNINEEDLQEIEQVACPTCGSCSGMFTANSMNCLAEGLGLALPGNGTILAVAEERKEFVKKSAKQLMEIIKQDIKPRDIVTIDAIDNAFALDMAMGGSTNTVLHTLALAHEAGFEYPMERINEIANRVPHLAKIAPASDYHIEDVHNAGGVSAVINELLKKPGAFNGDCLSVSGKTLRENVAGCEILDKDVIHPLDNPHSERGGLAVLFGNLAPQGSIVKVGAVDASVGGYHRGPAICFDSQEDALSGIITGKVKEGDVVVIRYEGPKGGPGMPEMLAPTSQIVGRGLGAKVGLITDGRFSGASRGISIGHISPEAAEGGPIAFVEDGDIIELDLNNRKIQLEISDEEFEKRKANWKGFESKVRTGYLARYSKLVTNASSGGVMKV; this is translated from the coding sequence ATGAGAAGTGACATGATTACAAAAGGGGTCGATCGAGCTCCACATAGAAGTCTGTTGCGGGCAGCAGGGGTTAAAGAAGAAGATTTCGGCAAACCGTTCATCGCGGTTTGTAATTCATACATCGATATCGTTCCAGGTCATGTTCACCTTCAGGAATTCGGAAAAATAGTGAAGGAAGCGATTCGCGAAGCTGGCGGTGTTCCTTTCGAATTTAATACGATTGGGGTAGACGATGGAATTGCAATGGGTCATATTGGTATGCGCTATTCTTTGCCAAGTCGTGAAATCATCGCGGATTCCGTGGAAACTGTTGTATCAGCACATTGGTTTGACGGCATGGTTTGCATTCCAAACTGTGACAAGATAACGCCGGGAATGATGATGGCAGCACTTCGTGTCAATATTCCAACAATATTCGTAAGTGGCGGACCCATGAAAGCAGGTAAAGACAAAAACGGTAAATCCCTTTCATTAACATCCGTTTTTGAAGGTGTGGGCGCATATCAAGCAGGGAATATCAATGAAGAAGATTTGCAGGAAATCGAGCAAGTTGCCTGCCCTACTTGCGGTTCTTGTTCGGGAATGTTCACGGCAAACTCCATGAACTGCCTGGCAGAAGGCTTAGGACTTGCGCTTCCGGGAAATGGAACGATTTTGGCGGTAGCCGAAGAACGTAAGGAATTCGTTAAGAAATCCGCTAAACAATTGATGGAGATAATCAAACAGGATATCAAACCTCGTGATATCGTAACGATTGATGCGATTGATAATGCATTTGCATTGGATATGGCGATGGGCGGTTCGACCAACACCGTTCTCCATACACTTGCATTGGCACATGAAGCAGGTTTTGAATACCCTATGGAACGCATAAATGAAATAGCTAACCGGGTACCGCATCTAGCGAAAATCGCACCGGCATCCGATTATCATATTGAAGATGTACATAATGCCGGTGGTGTAAGTGCCGTCATTAATGAGTTACTCAAAAAACCAGGTGCCTTTAATGGGGATTGCCTATCTGTCTCAGGTAAAACGCTCCGCGAAAATGTTGCCGGTTGTGAAATATTGGACAAGGATGTGATCCATCCGTTAGATAATCCGCATTCTGAGCGTGGCGGGCTTGCGGTATTATTTGGTAATCTTGCTCCTCAAGGCTCCATCGTAAAAGTAGGGGCGGTTGACGCATCAGTTGGTGGCTACCACAGGGGTCCTGCCATTTGTTTCGATTCCCAGGAAGATGCACTTTCCGGGATCATTACTGGAAAGGTCAAAGAAGGGGATGTAGTGGTCATTCGTTACGAAGGCCCTAAAGGCGGGCCGGGTATGCCGGAAATGTTGGCACCCACTTCCCAAATCGTCGGGAGGGGACTTGGAGCGAAAGTCGGTTTGATCACAGATGGCCGCTTTTCAGGCGCATCCCGAGGCATCAGCATTGGTCATATATCCCCGGAAGCAGCTGAGGGAGGCCCGATTGCCTTTGTTGAAGATGGAGATATCATCGAATTGGATTTGAATAATCGTAAAATCCAATTGGAAATTTCCGATGAAGAATTCGAAAAACGCAAAGCCAATTGGAAAGGCTTCGAGTCAAAAGTCAGGACAGGCTATTTGGCACGTTATTCCAAACTTGTGACGAATGCCAGCTCAGGCGGCGTGATGAAAGTTTAA
- a CDS encoding conserved virulence factor C family protein encodes MKIKSIEPTPSPNTMKINLTEELLAGKSNNYKKDQADQAPRLIRDLFTIEGVKGVYHVADFLAVERNAKYDWKDILVQIRQVFGEKTEEQNQQTALNEHYGEVTVAIQQFKGIPMQIKASDSQQEKRFALPDYFIKGISAAQKEDDNVVLLRKWKDYGVRYGDMEDIVKEVSDELVAAYPEERINRLVAAAKEMVDTKEAILKRPKIKLTEEMLNDESWEKRYQALEQMEDPTVDDIPVLDMALSDSKVSIRRLAVVYLGMIEDRKVLPSLYKALKDKSAAVRRTAGDCLSDLGFEEAMGEMSQSLSDKNKLVRWRAAMFLYEVGNETTLPYLKQAEQDPEFEVALQVKMAIDRIENGEEAKGSVWKQMTESRQANDK; translated from the coding sequence ATGAAAATTAAGTCGATAGAACCTACACCAAGTCCGAATACAATGAAAATCAATTTAACAGAAGAGCTATTAGCTGGTAAAAGCAATAATTATAAGAAAGATCAAGCTGACCAAGCACCCCGGCTGATCAGAGATTTATTTACGATCGAGGGAGTGAAAGGGGTATATCATGTTGCGGACTTCCTAGCCGTTGAGCGAAATGCGAAATATGATTGGAAAGATATCTTGGTCCAAATCCGTCAGGTTTTCGGGGAAAAAACCGAAGAACAAAATCAACAAACGGCATTAAATGAACATTACGGTGAAGTAACTGTTGCCATTCAACAATTCAAGGGCATTCCGATGCAAATTAAAGCAAGTGATAGCCAACAAGAAAAACGTTTTGCCTTGCCGGATTATTTCATAAAGGGCATTTCCGCTGCCCAAAAAGAAGATGACAATGTAGTCCTGCTTCGAAAATGGAAGGATTATGGCGTAAGATATGGTGATATGGAAGATATCGTGAAGGAAGTATCCGATGAGTTGGTTGCAGCTTACCCGGAAGAACGAATTAATCGGCTGGTAGCCGCTGCAAAAGAAATGGTGGATACGAAGGAAGCGATTTTGAAACGGCCAAAAATTAAACTGACTGAAGAAATGCTGAATGACGAAAGTTGGGAAAAGCGTTATCAGGCATTAGAACAAATGGAAGATCCAACGGTTGATGATATACCTGTATTGGACATGGCGCTCTCCGATAGTAAGGTCTCCATTCGAAGGCTCGCGGTCGTATACTTGGGAATGATCGAAGATAGAAAAGTGCTTCCCAGCTTGTATAAAGCATTGAAAGATAAAAGTGCAGCCGTAAGACGTACGGCTGGGGATTGTTTATCCGATCTTGGCTTTGAAGAAGCGATGGGAGAAATGTCTCAATCACTTTCGGATAAAAATAAATTGGTTAGATGGAGGGCGGCGATGTTTTTATATGAAGTGGGAAATGAAACGACCCTCCCTTACCTTAAGCAGGCGGAACAGGACCCTGAATTCGAAGTGGCCCTGCAGGTCAAGATGGCCATTGACCGTATAGAAAATGGGGAAGAAGCAAAAGGTTCGGTTTGGAAGCAAATGACAGAATCAAGACAAGCGAATGACAAGTGA
- a CDS encoding ABC-F family ATP-binding cassette domain-containing protein gives MKVFSMEHVMKTQGEKLLFKDVSFSITEGEKIGIVGINGTGKSTLLNIIAGLEDSDLGTKDHPNDYTISYLSQDPHFDEKLTIMEYMYESSTPVFSLIKEYEKTLVQLQVDPQNSVIQDRLLKQQQDMDTLGAWDTSANARTILTKLGLPDHSRKLGELSGGQKKRAALAKTLIETPDLLILDEPTNHLDFESITWLEEYLGKYQKSVLFVTHDRYFLDRVSNKIWEIAQTQLFEYKGNYADYLESKAIREENESAERSKKESLFKKELAWIRKGAKARTTKQKARIQRFETLESGVKDKQKTENLEMELSGARLGKKVLEMQDVSKSFGDRTIINHFSFLFKPGDRIGIVGNNGSGKSTLLNILAGRESIDEGNLEKGQTVKIGYYTQESVDMDENLRMIEYIRETADSIALKDGSYISAAQMLERFLFPMGSHGTPIRKLSGGEKRRLYLLNILMSAPNVLLLDEPTNDLDTQTLTVLEDYLETFSGVVITVSHDRYFLDKTCHQLLVFKNKAEIDFYYGSYSEFLEEKTEEAVPVKPPEPQMNRTEKKKKKLTYAESKEWEEIEGNMERVELRLKDITSEMAAAGSDFEKVRLLLEEEKELTDKLDHLMERWTYLAEKLEEE, from the coding sequence ATGAAAGTTTTTAGCATGGAACATGTAATGAAAACCCAAGGGGAAAAGCTGCTTTTTAAAGATGTCTCTTTTTCCATCACCGAAGGGGAAAAAATCGGGATCGTCGGTATAAACGGTACCGGCAAATCGACATTATTGAATATCATCGCAGGCTTGGAAGACAGTGATTTAGGAACGAAGGATCATCCGAATGATTACACGATTTCCTATCTATCCCAAGATCCGCATTTTGATGAGAAATTGACGATCATGGAATATATGTATGAAAGTTCAACACCTGTATTTTCGTTGATTAAGGAGTATGAAAAAACGCTCGTTCAACTCCAGGTAGATCCACAGAATAGCGTAATTCAGGACCGGTTGTTAAAGCAGCAACAGGATATGGACACCCTAGGTGCCTGGGATACAAGCGCCAATGCGAGAACGATACTGACCAAGCTTGGTCTTCCCGATCATTCGAGGAAATTGGGTGAACTGTCAGGTGGCCAAAAAAAACGTGCGGCCCTGGCAAAAACCTTGATTGAGACCCCTGATTTACTGATTTTGGATGAGCCGACGAACCATCTTGATTTTGAAAGCATCACTTGGCTTGAAGAATATTTGGGGAAATACCAAAAGTCCGTTTTATTTGTGACCCATGATCGATATTTCCTTGATCGCGTGTCCAATAAGATTTGGGAAATTGCCCAAACACAGCTTTTCGAATACAAAGGAAACTATGCTGATTATTTAGAATCAAAGGCCATTCGTGAAGAGAACGAATCGGCTGAAAGATCGAAAAAGGAAAGTCTATTCAAAAAAGAACTGGCCTGGATCCGTAAAGGCGCAAAGGCACGTACAACGAAACAAAAGGCTAGGATCCAACGCTTCGAAACATTGGAATCAGGTGTAAAGGATAAGCAGAAAACCGAGAACCTGGAAATGGAATTAAGCGGTGCCCGCCTTGGGAAAAAGGTACTCGAGATGCAGGATGTTTCTAAATCCTTCGGTGATCGAACCATCATCAACCATTTTTCCTTCCTCTTCAAACCGGGTGATCGAATTGGGATCGTCGGTAATAATGGCAGCGGCAAATCAACCTTGTTAAATATCCTGGCCGGGCGGGAATCTATAGATGAAGGAAACCTGGAAAAAGGGCAAACCGTGAAAATAGGGTATTATACGCAAGAAAGCGTCGATATGGATGAGAATTTGCGCATGATCGAGTATATCCGGGAAACGGCGGATTCAATCGCCCTTAAAGATGGTAGTTACATATCGGCTGCGCAGATGCTTGAAAGGTTCTTGTTTCCAATGGGCTCTCATGGGACGCCTATTCGCAAGCTTTCCGGAGGGGAGAAAAGGCGTTTATATCTTCTTAACATTTTGATGTCGGCACCTAATGTCCTGCTTTTGGATGAACCGACGAATGATTTGGACACGCAAACCTTGACCGTTCTGGAGGATTATTTAGAAACGTTTTCAGGTGTAGTCATAACTGTATCACATGATAGGTATTTCCTGGATAAGACGTGCCATCAGCTTCTTGTTTTCAAGAATAAAGCTGAAATTGACTTCTATTACGGCAGTTATTCAGAGTTCTTGGAAGAAAAGACTGAAGAGGCCGTGCCAGTAAAACCACCAGAACCTCAGATGAACCGGACCGAAAAGAAAAAGAAAAAACTAACTTATGCGGAAAGTAAGGAATGGGAAGAGATAGAAGGGAACATGGAACGGGTCGAGTTGCGCCTGAAAGACATAACATCAGAAATGGCAGCAGCGGGAAGCGATTTTGAAAAAGTCCGCCTGCTGCTTGAAGAAGAAAAGGAACTGACGGATAAATTAGACCATTTGATGGAAAGATGGACGTATTTAGCGGAAAAATTGGAAGAGGAATGA